The genomic stretch ttgatattcacacacacatttacatttccagcatttagcagacacgcttatccagagcgacttacatttttatctcattttatacaactaagaaATTgttggttaagggccttgctccagcatcttaaccactaggacacactctctcacacacacacacacgcacaggcaggcactctcacacgcacaggcaggcactctcacacgcacaggcaggcactctcacacgcacaggcaggcactctcacacgcacaggcaggcactctcacacgcacaggcaggcactctcacacgcacaggcaggcactctcacacgcacaggcaggcactctcacacgcacaggcaggcactctcacacgcacaggcaggcactctcacacgcacaggcaggcactcacacacgcacaggcaggcactcacacacgcacaggcaggcactcacacacgcacaggcaggcactcacacacgcacaggcaggcactcacacacgcacaggcaggcactcacacacgcacaggcaggcactcacacactcacaggcaggcactcacacactcacaggcaggcactcacacactcacaggcaggcactcacaggcaggcactcacacactcacaggcaggcactcacacactcacaggcaggcactcacacactcacaggcaggcactcacaggcaggcactcacaggcaggcactcacaggcaggcactcacaggcaggcactcacaggcaggcactcacaggcaggcactcacacgcacgcactctcacgcacgcacgcactctcacgcacgcacgcactctcacgcacgcacgcactctcacgcacgcacgcactctcacgcacgcacgcactcacacgcacgcactcacacgcacgcgcacgcacacacgcactctcacacgcacacacgcactctcacacgcacacacgcactctcacacgcacacacgcactctcacacgcacacacgcactctcacacgcactctcacacacacacacacgcactctcacacacacacacacgcactctcacacacacacacacgcactctcacacacacacacacgcactctcacacacacacacacgcactctcacacacacacacacgcactctcacacacacacacacgcactctcacacacacacacacgcactctcacacacacacacacgcactctcacacacacacacacgcactctcacacacacacacacgcactctcacacacacacacacgcactctcacacacacacacacgcactctcacacacacacacacgcactctcacacacacacacacgcactctcacacacacacacgcactctcacacacacacacacgcactctcacacacacacacacgcactctcacacacacacacgcactctcacacacacacacgcactctcacacacacacacgcactctcacacacacacacgcactctcacacacacacacgcactctcacacacacacacgcactctcacacacacacacgcactctcacacacacacacgcactctcacacacacacacgcactctcacacacacacacgcactctcacacacacacacgcactctcacacacacacacgcactctcacacacacacgcactctcacacacacacgcactctcacacacacacgcactctcacacacacacgcactctcacacacacacgcactctcacacacacacgcactctcacacacacacgcactctcacacacacacgcactctcacacacacacgcactctcacacacacacgcactctcacacacacacacatgcactctcacacacacacacacgcactctcacacacacacacacgcactctcacacacacacactctcacacacaagggAATGCATAATTGAGATTCACACAGTAATGGACACATTtgcattaaacacatttatttatttaaaaaaaattaaaagtgcaTGCTGGGTTCCTAATGTCCAAGGCAAATGGCATAAAATCAAATCCACTGACATGTGACATCctgtaaacatttctatttgAGTAAAGCACAGTAAAGAACCTGTACAATCCAAAATAACTGCTCAGTAAGccaaaatactttaaaaacaaacatatgaaTCCATTCAGTAATTAAAATCAGCTAGGAACTGACATTTTATGCCACttctaataaaatacaacatttaataACACAGTTCTCTTCAGTTATTTACACTTGGTAGATTTTACACAGCAGcagataaataagataaaagcGAAGGGGAGAAGAAGAGCAAAGTACGAAGCCTGATAAAAGAAAGTATTACACTCTTGTGGATTCTGCACAAATTCCCATGATGCTTTGTGTTGAAAGAGTTCAGTATGACTTTtacaaagtgtttgtgtgtgtgtgtgtgtgtgtgtgtaatctggtGTGTAATCTGGGAggatttttctttccttcctctgtCCTACATGATGATAACCATATCCAATGTTTAGCTTCAGCTTTTCTTAAGCTTTAGTTTTCCTTTTGAAGGTTTACTGGTTCAGCTTAATTTGCAGGTCTAGTAAACAGATTGAGAAAATCtggcgggcgggcgggggggggggggtgcgtgCTCAGATTGTCGGAAATGTGCttaatgttagttaatacaatCTTTTTAGGCAGTTTGTCTAGGTAGTTTGACTCAAGTCTCAGGAGACCAATAATGGGGGCATCCAGGCACAAAGAAGCAATCCCAACCAGTGAGTTAATGAAGTATATCCGAAATGCAATGTCTGCTACAGTTCCTTATCAGTTGTCTGACTAAGCAGGACCTATAAATGATACGGAATTTTAGGCTCCAGTCTctggaataaaacagaatttgtaTCCGTGTATACATTTGGATATTAATAATGCTGCTATAAATTAATTTTCCAGAAACAACTCTGTTAACCGATACTGTCattatcattcattttttatactACAAACTGGCCTAAAGACTTCAGAAAGAAAACTAAAGCTGAGACCAAAACTGAAGCTGGAAACTAGCCCAATCACCTTTTACGACTTTTACGGCTTTAAGTCTTTCTAGACTTAATTTTCTGTAACCTTTTGGTCTCTGTTAGCCTGTGAGCTCTAGCGGAAGTTCCCGGCTGCACAGCGTTTCCCACTGTCGAGCCAAGAGTGAGATCAGTCTCTCCCTGCTGTCTGCTCCGGGCACAAAAATACACCACTGCACTTCGCTCTCAGCTCCATCACCACCCTGCATCCGCTTACGCTCCTTCTCATCTGAGAAATGGTCCATGGTAAGATGGCACAGCAGATCAGGACCAGGAACATCGTCAAAGACCAATGTGAGTGCCTGGGGGTATGGTTGGTATCCCATGAGCACACGGTCCAGGTCTCGTATCCTGCGAGCGTCTGTGAGTCTGTACTTGTCCCTCTGAGGCGGCTCTTTGGCAAACTGGGGCAATGGGTAGCTGATGTAGTCCTCGTCCAGTAGGAAGACATGTGTGCTACTCAGAACGAGGCTTTTCGGCTGTAGTTTGGCCCTCTCACACAAACCGCTCTGCACCTGGAACACCAGGGCGTAAAAGAGAACGTTAAACGAGTGCGGATGTCCCTGAGGGCCCTTCCTCTCTGCTGCAATGAAGGTCAAGTCACCAATCTCCTCCTCACTCGGGTAGATAAACTTCACCCTGCTTGAGTGCACCAGCTCGTAGTTCTCCATTTTGCCTGTTTTGGATGAaaggcaaaaaaacaataattcagTCCATATGGTGCGTATTTGACATGAACAAAAAAGATGGCCGACGAGTCACATCAAAATGAAGTTTCCTGACCCACACCCTCATTGTTGGGTACCACATGTGGTGGCTTTGCTTCATTTagatgatatttatataaaattctgAACTTTACTGGGTTGCTTGACTGACATTGCTTTGCTAATAGTTGCTACATTTCCTGCTGCTTTGAAACTGCCAAGTCGGTTTAAAAAGGAACGACTTCCTGGCTGTGTCATCACATCAGATCACATCATATCACAGCCAAAGTAAAGTTAGGATAATACAAAAAAGCCAAGTGCAATACTTCGGGTCATTGCATAATTTAGGGTTGAGTCTCTGAGGGTGTTGGTGCTGATACAGGcagacttcttttttttttttaaatttcacaatGCTTGTATTTACAAAGCTGAACATggattaaataaaatcacatgttTTTTTCATAATGTGTCCTGATGTAAATTTTCCTTTATACCTTACTTTTGATCTCTGCAACTAAAGAGTATTTGGTAAGTGTTTGCTTTGGGTTGggaacaaaaaagacaaaatgttgGAATGTCAAAATGACACAGTCTGgattttttagtttgtttgtttatgtctaGCCAGATACAGCTGACGCTCAGCCACTGGTTACGAATTTAGAAGCTGGACATAACCCTTTATCTGACCAAATCATCCACAGACACAATTAGGAAGCAAAAGTGAAACAAACTAAATATGTTTCATATTTAAACATTCCTACATGCTTATCTATCACTTAGCACTGTTAACATGTTAGGGTAACATATATCCCTGATTGTTGGCACCATGTTATTTGGATTCATGATACTAGTTTCATAAAGAACACCGTAGTGAGAATTTATACAGGGTTGACCATATTGATTATCCTACCTGTGCTCTTCTTGCCAAACTGTGTGTAGAAGTCTTGGTCTGAGGGCTCTGGGGAGGGCGCCGTCTCCAGTAAAGACAACACACTCATCAGCTGCTGGAGAAAGTGGTGTGTGCTGTAGCTGTCTCTGGTCAGGCATGAGATGATGTGCTCCGGAGAGGGCCCTTTATAGAGAAATACAATACATTGAAAATGAATTGAAGAAgaacatttaatgtttaatgtcagGTGTCATCTTTTTAGGTACAAACTTTTCAACTGATTGGTTTGTACATATTGTTTGatttttgcaccactttaaaaaatataattcttTAAATATCTCGATATGTCGATACATCCTGATGTGCTTATCTGAGAGCATCAATAGTATCAGAGTATGATAATTATTAGTACTACAAAGTAGCAGATTAAATATGCACTTGGACTAATTTACCATTTTGTCCCTTTTCCTTGTTCATCTTAGGCCTGGTGCACTTATTTGATTGGAAAAATGGTGTTCCAAGCGGCTAGATGCTTGACTTTGTGTATCACTACAGTGTTTGCCATGTAAAATTCCACTTCCTAGTTTAAAACAGTTACTACAGTAAATATAGCACTTCATCGGCAACAATTGATCATTTTCAGGAATATAAATTGAATATGAGCTTGTAGGTTGATGACGAAAAGAAAGAAGGCAAGTTAGGGCAATTAACGTGAGCTAGTTTCTGTGGTGTATATTTCCACTAgtggagcaaaaataaaaagatttggcCACGTTGTGTCTAAAATGCCACTAACTCTATGTTAATTTCTATGTTAATTTGCTTCTAGAATTACGATATAAAAAGTAAACTCctgacaaaaaaatattttcctatTACATCACATCCTGTACTGATTTATTACTTACATATTGTCCACTGCTCATCTCTACTCACCTACCACTCTGAAGTACTGGTCAAACAGTCCGACGTTCACACTCTGCAGCTCGTTCAGCTTCATAGCAAAGCAAAAAGAGATGAGGAAATCTGTGTCCTTGTGGTCTGACGGGTGCCAGCTCCACATCACTGTATGGCAAAATAGttttgttgtcatttctgtGTTGATTAGTCACGGTTCATAATATGCTTGCAAATGAACTGGAAGCTGGAAACTAGGAATAAACCATGATGGAGACACTGATACAAAACTGTATTTTAAGGAAACTAGGATTACCATCATTAGAGACTTGAATCAAATTGCATCAAGACATTTAGAAACTGAAAGATTAGCTTATGTGGCTTCTAAATCCACTTATGTGGCCTCTTCTGAAGGATCATACACTTTATGTCTAAAAACAGATCGTCATTATGTGTCatcgtccgaatgtgccatctcggtaatcattacggacaatgtcagtaaagattacggcgacttttaccttctgtaaaaaggtccggaaaatttacctcaggtaatactaatcccgtctgaatagacccgctgtaaatatgtacggtaaaattccgtcatttcctatttaaaagtagtttttggcacgtttttttaagcatggaggcgccaagttgtctgtttgcgcacgtgataacaggaagcaacgtcatacacacatgatgacaaggaggttactgtggtacGTAAAGCGAGTTACTCCTCCCAcatctgctagttttactgagatgtcttgtcccgtgcgaactggccaattaatattacagacgtcctggggtaaaattgcattactccatgTCCCAACGTAAAattaatcccgtccgaatagtgctttagtcaCTCTTATTTGGCAGCGTTAGCCAGATACCAAAAAAGGACAAATGTAGATAACGTGGAAACTCACAAGCTTGATCACTGAGTGTGGACGCAACATCATCCAGGATAAAATAAACAGCTTTGGTGGACAGCATAATGCAGGCAGTCACCTCCACATCAGGGGATTTGTAGAAGAGCACAGATGTCCACAGGATGTGCTTCAGCTCTTCATTCTCTACCTAGCAGAACAAACAGAACACTCAGACTTTGTGTTCATGTTGCCTTGTAGCTGGTGTGATGACATAGCacatgtccaaaaaaaaaaaaaaaatttttttttttaattcaaattatatatttataaatgtgtatttatttattttatttttttaaatagcgaCCGGtctttaaatttaataaaaaaaatgttctttaaatcaaataataaacattaaacttaaTGAATGCACAAACTGAAACCTGGTTTGCGTTCAGTAATACACTTATGTATACCTCTGCGATGTTGTCATGGAAGAAGATTATAACCTCCTCGCCTCTCAGTAAAGAGAGGTGACGTAGAgctggagacagagagaggtggGACGGACACTGGTTTTCATCTGTGAGCTGCTGGATAAGTGAGTCTCCAGGGTTGAGCAGAGACAGAGTTAAATGGGGTTTCTTCGTGTCCTGAGAAACCcttcaaataataataagcttgtTTAGACCAGAAAGGTTTGGACCAAACATTATAATGTAGAAACACGAGCAAGAATTTACATTAATCATTCTCACTTAATCCTGCTAATGTACGTTCAGATTTTTATAACGATGCTACAGGAAAGGAGGAAATTCATATATTAaatctataaaatgtattataaacaAACGTAACATGGTGATTTGTTTTAAACAGCACCGTAACCTAAAATGTCCTGGCTGCCACCATTTCTTATTACCTTACGTGTTCACAATGTAAACTTCTGcttaaacagaataaacagattCTTTATAAATGGAAATTTATCTTCAAGCCAATTTTCTACTTTACGCTGCTGGGGATATTTACAAGAATTATAATGACAGGATCTTGAAACAAGTTCTCTCACTACCTCTTTTCCTGGGTAGCTTTGCTAGGCGTTGTGCTGTTCACTCTCCGGTGGCGTTTACTCTTCTGTAGCAATGCGATGGTCTTGATGTCTTGAAGGCTGGCACGAAACTGAGCAAACTGCTTCAGAAATAGAAACTTGTCATGAGGAAGAGTGAAAATGGCAGCTAGGTGCTCATGGCCGGCCATAAGCTCTAAAACATGGCCATGACAAAATCGATGGTTGACTGAACAGCTTTGACCGGTTTGACTTTGCTTGGGGTTCAGCAATGTAGATGCAAGTGGAATTCTGGTTAATTTGGTGCAAGATCGTATGCAATTTCCATTGGGTTTTGATGACATGGCTACAAAATCAACCTTGAGTACACAGAGATGTCGTGTTGTGAGGAACAGAAGTAATGGGATGGAGGTCTGGCTTTCATAGAATAGAGATAAAATATCAGAAGGAACAGAACTGTTTTGACTTCTTTGAGCCAATGAGGCATGGTCCAGAACGTGAGCTATGTATCCACTTTTCACTCCACCATCGTTGTCTTCAATTTCCCAAGAATTTAGAAACTGCTGAATAAATGCCTGGACACGAGACTGTCCACAGATATGTTCACTTTTTGTTCTATCTAGAAGCAAGTTCACATGAGAGTGGATCTCTTTCAGATTTTGTCCATCTGAGAAGAAGTACCATCGTGTGGCACTGGACTTCATACTTAAGGAAATGCAAGTGTCTGGAATGTCAAACCAAAATGCCTCCATGTCTGAATATGGCAGCTTCAGTGTAACTTTAATGCAGTCCATTAGCTCCTCCAAATTATGTGGAGTCTCTGTAGACCATGTCTGAAAAACCACCAATGCTTTATCCGTTGCAGCCAAACAGCACGGCATCTGATTTAAACCTCCATCTTGGCCAACAGTGATGCAGTGAGTCCAGACTATCAGATTAATTTGAACATTTGAGCTATCAACATTCTCAGATTCATTGTCCTGAAGtgtggaggaggaagagcagcCCATGATCTCATCGTCGTGATCTGGACCCATCTCAAAGTAACTGCCCCCAGAGTCAGGGCTGCCCTGCTCAGTCACATCCACAGTAGAGGTCTTGCATTCGGTGGATGTTTTACTCTGCATATCTGTTTGACAGATCAAATTGGAAAGTCGAGTGATAAAGTCCAAATTGGTGGTGGTGTAGGACAAATAACAGAGGGGTAGTACTGGTGTGGAGCATCTGTTGGTGCATGATTCATAGTTTTCTTGACAGTAAAAGCAGCTGAAAGGcaaaaacatttgtgtaaattcaCAATTGAAGACAAGCAAACAAGCACTAATGCAAAATTTTTGTGACATTAAGTTGCTTCACTAAATTCTGCCTGCGTACGCTTTCATAAAAAAATGGTAGTAAACTGTACCCTTTCTTTGAACTTGGAAGTAGAGATTGTTTGCCCAATCAATGCTGTCCtcatatacagtgccttgcaaaagtattcatacttttcactgaacttttccacattttgacatgttataaccacaaagaaaaatgcattttattacatttttatgaaatagaccgaaagaaagtggcacataattgtgaagtggaataaaaattataaaatggtgtctttttttttttttttacaaataaatatctgaaaagtgtggtgtgcatttgtattcagccccctttactctgatacccctaactaaaatccagtgaaaccaactgccttcagaagtcacctaattagtaaagAGTGCACCAGTGTGTCATTTAATCTcaatataaatacagctgttctgtgaagccctcagaagtgtgttagtgaatgtcagtgaacaaacagcatcatgaagaccaaaaaaacacaccagacaggtcagggataaagttgtggagaagtttaaagcagggttaggttataaataaatatccagaAATTCAATATTCAAAGCGTTATGTGTGGCGGAAACCTagcactgcacatcaccctgaacacaccatcaacatgaaacatggtggtggcagcatcatgttgtggggacgtttttcttcagcagggacagagAAGCTGGTCaaagttgatgggaagatggattgagccaaatacagggcaatcttagatgaaaacctgttagagtctgcaaaagacttgagactggggcagaggttcaccttccagcaagacaatgaccctaaacatactgccagagctacaatggagtggtttagatcaaagcatattcatgtgttagaatggcccacTCAAAAGACCTGGgcctaaatccaattgagaaactgtggcgagacttgaaaatcgctgttcacagacactcgacatccaatctgactgatcTTGAGcgattttgcaaagaagaatgggcaaaaatgtcactctctagatgtgcaaatCTGGTAAAGATataccccaaaagacttgcaaCTTAATTGCAGcaaaaggtggttctacaaagtattgtcccagtggggctgaatacaaatgcatgccacacttttcagatatttatttgtagtataaacaaacaaacaaacaaacaaataaataaatttgagcaccatttataattttccttccacttcacaattatatCCCACATTGTGCTGGCCTAtaacataaaatcctaataaaatacatttttgtttgtggttgtaacgtgtcaaaatgaatgaaaaagttcaatgggtatgaatacttttgcaagacacctgaccatcacatccatgtGTGTTGTTGCATTTATGATAACCTCCACTCTACTTTGAAGggtttccactagattttggagtgttgAGTGGGAATTTGAATAACCAGCCCAAAggggcattagtgagatcaggaaCTAATGCTGGGCGAGGAGGTCTGGGGTACAGTCTGTCTTCCAGTTCATACCTAAAGTGTTCGATTGGATCGAGGTCAGGGTTCTGTGCATAACACCAGAGTTCTTACAGTCCGTCCTTGGCAAAAAACAGTTCTTAATAAACCTGGAACAGGTTTTAGCCTCTTATTTCCAGTGAGGTTAAAATGCTAATGAAATCGCAATGCTATCGTATACAAAGACACCCTTTACATATGTGTGCTTCCAGTCATTTGGCAACAGTCTGGAACCGTATATGGGTGTAATGATCAGGTGTCTTTAAACTTGTGGCCAAATAATGTAGACTTTACAATAGTCATTATAGAGCCatcaacattttattattaagttaaTGATAAGTTCATGTTTTCCACAAACTACTGTCAAAACACTTCGAAATAGTCATAAGATAAATAGTGTAAGAGATAAGCAGAGAATGATgagccaaaacaaacaaaaactaaaaagaCTTGTTCATACGGTACTGATGAAGTTTGTTTAGAGTGTTATGAcagttattatatattaaatttccCATTAAGATTGTGAAGCATTGTGTGTTTGAAATTGGAATCAACAC from Tachysurus fulvidraco isolate hzauxx_2018 chromosome 2, HZAU_PFXX_2.0, whole genome shotgun sequence encodes the following:
- the nisch gene encoding nischarin isoform X1, which encodes MDCAVFTEQNTERSVCIVGSELVENYTVYVIEVKVGDHRWTIKHRYSDFHELHEKLISEKKIDKHLLPPKKIIGKNSKTLVEKRQKELEVYLQTLLSRFPVAVPKVLSTFLHFQFYEINGIAATLAEDLFHKGEQLLAAGEVFLLSPLQLYAITQQLKLAKPTCANGDAKADLGHILDFACRLKYLKIPGTIGVVGPSNIEEHSLQFDLSVFKSVLQIEINDCSSGQIMGLPALKPTLATLSVHRSAASMKEILVPEAAEFAHWEPEGVDIDCAVTAVIPTWKILTTLDMSHNNICCIDESVKLIPSVEFLDLGHNFLSVVENLQYLYNLVHLDLSYNKLTVLEGVHTKLGNIKTLNLAGNQIETISGLSKLYCLVNLDLSSNKLAQLDEIKHIGMLPCLEKLSIASNPMCIIPDYRTKVLAQFCDRASEVCLDGTVTTEKELDTVEVLKAIQKAKEAKDRMANREKKISDVPRLTDAGLNPSSSSSVTAPQSSSSSSSSSSSSSSSSPLHCASSSQEIACKDDAFLTKEILTHVDSTLTQRCCNNYPTTCELVPQVKTQLTTCSSSEINSEQRHESFGCFYCQENYESCTNRCSTPVLPLCYLSYTTTNLDFITRLSNLICQTDMQSKTSTECKTSTVDVTEQGSPDSGGSYFEMGPDHDDEIMGCSSSSTLQDNESENVDSSNVQINLIVWTHCITVGQDGGLNQMPCCLAATDKALVVFQTWSTETPHNLEELMDCIKVTLKLPYSDMEAFWFDIPDTCISLSMKSSATRWYFFSDGQNLKEIHSHVNLLLDRTKSEHICGQSRVQAFIQQFLNSWEIEDNDGGVKSGYIAHVLDHASLAQRSQNSSVPSDILSLFYESQTSIPLLLFLTTRHLCVLKVDFVAMSSKPNGNCIRSCTKLTRIPLASTLLNPKQSQTGQSCSVNHRFCHGHVLELMAGHEHLAAIFTLPHDKFLFLKQFAQFRASLQDIKTIALLQKSKRHRRVNSTTPSKATQEKRVSQDTKKPHLTLSLLNPGDSLIQQLTDENQCPSHLSLSPALRHLSLLRGEEVIIFFHDNIAEVENEELKHILWTSVLFYKSPDVEVTACIMLSTKAVYFILDDVASTLSDQALMWSWHPSDHKDTDFLISFCFAMKLNELQSVNVGLFDQYFRVVGPSPEHIISCLTRDSYSTHHFLQQLMSVLSLLETAPSPEPSDQDFYTQFGKKSTGKMENYELVHSSRVKFIYPSEEEIGDLTFIAAERKGPQGHPHSFNVLFYALVFQVQSGLCERAKLQPKSLVLSSTHVFLLDEDYISYPLPQFAKEPPQRDKYRLTDARRIRDLDRVLMGYQPYPQALTLVFDDVPGPDLLCHLTMDHFSDEKERKRMQGGDGAESEVQWCIFVPGADSRERLISLLARQWETLCSRELPLELTG